A region from the Campylobacter magnus genome encodes:
- a CDS encoding metallophosphoesterase, translated as MTFFSIIGSIIFFLFNLYSYKSLCKNALFKRLNVVLLFIFTLLFSCELAFFFHWTSSNSMAYSLSVYAIGFSFMAFCVLGLGDLLGAFFASRKNKSRQNIRMVYDTLVLCLLVCYIGFGAYNASTLKVKERNIEIAGLEKSLRAVMISDVHLGNFLGLKHAQKVVELINKENPEMVFIVGDFIDTKAYRLGDIAEPFKNLKAQAFFVSGNHEFYHGIEGIFEKISELGIKIIDNSSVELESINIAGLSDLQGANFGMEPNPLKALADVNRSKPTILLSHQPKSLSLLSFDELNNISLVLSGHTHAGQIFPFSLLVWAAQGYIYGESDITPRTKLVVSSGAGFWGPPMRILSNNEIVVLNLIPRTPK; from the coding sequence TTGACATTTTTTAGCATAATTGGCTCTATTATCTTTTTTCTTTTTAATCTCTACTCTTATAAAAGTCTATGTAAAAATGCTTTATTTAAGCGACTTAATGTGGTTTTGCTTTTTATTTTTACCCTACTTTTTAGCTGTGAGTTAGCATTTTTCTTTCATTGGACTAGCTCAAATAGCATGGCTTATTCTCTTAGCGTTTATGCTATTGGCTTTTCTTTTATGGCTTTTTGTGTGCTTGGGCTTGGAGATTTACTTGGGGCGTTTTTTGCTTCTCGCAAAAACAAAAGCCGCCAAAATATCCGCATGGTTTATGACACGCTAGTGCTTTGTTTGCTAGTTTGTTATATCGGCTTTGGGGCGTATAATGCTTCTACTTTAAAAGTTAAAGAGCGTAATATAGAAATAGCAGGACTAGAAAAAAGTCTGCGAGCTGTCATGATAAGCGATGTACATCTTGGCAATTTTTTAGGACTCAAACACGCCCAAAAGGTAGTAGAGCTAATAAATAAAGAAAATCCTGAGATGGTTTTTATAGTAGGTGATTTCATAGATACAAAGGCTTATAGGCTTGGTGATATCGCAGAGCCTTTTAAAAACCTTAAGGCTCAGGCCTTTTTTGTAAGTGGAAACCATGAGTTTTATCACGGTATAGAAGGAATTTTTGAAAAAATCTCTGAGCTTGGCATAAAGATAATAGACAATAGCTCAGTAGAGCTTGAGAGTATAAATATAGCAGGACTTAGCGATCTTCAAGGTGCAAACTTTGGCATGGAGCCAAATCCACTAAAAGCTCTAGCAGATGTGAACCGCTCAAAGCCTACTATACTGCTCTCTCATCAGCCAAAAAGCCTATCGCTACTAAGCTTTGATGAGCTAAATAATATCTCGCTAGTGCTTAGCGGACACACGCACGCTGGACAGATTTTTCCATTTTCACTGCTTGTGTGGGCAGCACAAGGCTATATATATGGAGAGAGCGACATCACCCCACGAACAAAGCTAGTGGTAAGCTCTGGCGCAGGCTTTTGGGGGCCACCGATGAGAATACTCTCAAACAATGAAATAGTAGTACTAAACCTTATCCCAAGAACGCCTAAATGA
- a CDS encoding L-seryl-tRNA selenium transferase, protein MKNLIFLAIFALVFSACSTKRQYFEPTNISGDAKISSLNASIKHSTRNGATLSNGTLITQNGLQSKALSANEYFLGSYEGQDVSSTIEGKLTIRQGSALVFEHQFDEAIVSASIEGNRLAALSAANKIYLLLIDTNEVILEYASGASYAQDARTAAPVFLNTIIVYPTLDGKVMIVQKDSGTIVRDAVVSSENFFNNIIYLDVEGDYLYAASGTRILSISPDRTTTIAEQIKDIKLHNGRIYVLLKNGFIKVYDLNLREINKREFKFAIFSNIIARGDKLYIFEKTGYIIETDLNLGNERILKASEITDKSFASSNAFYYDNKMINIE, encoded by the coding sequence ATGAAAAATTTAATCTTTTTAGCAATTTTTGCACTAGTTTTTAGTGCTTGTTCTACAAAAAGGCAGTATTTTGAGCCAACAAATATAAGTGGTGATGCTAAAATCTCAAGTCTAAATGCTAGCATAAAGCACTCTACACGCAATGGTGCTACGCTCTCAAATGGCACTCTAATCACGCAAAATGGCCTCCAAAGTAAAGCCCTAAGTGCTAATGAGTATTTTCTTGGCTCGTATGAGGGGCAGGATGTAAGTTCTACAATCGAGGGCAAACTAACGATCCGCCAAGGCTCTGCACTGGTTTTTGAACATCAGTTTGATGAGGCAATAGTCTCAGCCTCTATAGAGGGCAACCGCCTAGCAGCACTAAGTGCGGCAAATAAAATCTACTTGCTTTTGATAGATACAAATGAAGTTATTTTAGAATACGCAAGTGGCGCAAGCTACGCGCAAGATGCTAGGACAGCTGCGCCTGTGTTTTTAAATACCATTATTGTATATCCTACGCTTGATGGTAAGGTAATGATAGTGCAAAAAGACAGCGGTACTATAGTGCGTGATGCTGTGGTAAGTAGTGAGAATTTCTTTAACAATATCATCTATCTAGATGTAGAAGGCGACTATCTCTATGCTGCATCTGGGACCAGAATTCTCTCTATCAGCCCTGATCGCACCACCACAATAGCCGAACAGATAAAAGATATCAAGCTGCATAATGGGCGCATTTATGTTCTACTTAAAAACGGCTTTATTAAAGTATATGATCTAAATCTTAGAGAGATTAATAAGCGTGAGTTTAAATTTGCGATTTTTTCAAATATTATCGCTCGTGGAGATAAGCTATATATCTTTGAAAAAACAGGCTATATCATAGAAACAGACTTAAATCTAGGCAACGAACGCATTCTAAAAGCTAGCGAAATAACAGATAAAAGCTTTGCTTCATCAAATGCGTTTTATTATGATAATAAAATGATTAACATAGAGTAA
- the gatC gene encoding Asp-tRNA(Asn)/Glu-tRNA(Gln) amidotransferase subunit GatC yields MVITDDMLNKLERLSALKIPESKKEEFKAELGKIVGFVEILDELDLAGLEAEVSTIKQSARLREDEPVKSEVIKDILKHAPKTYETYFEVPKIIE; encoded by the coding sequence ATGGTAATCACAGATGATATGCTAAACAAGCTTGAAAGGCTTTCTGCGCTAAAAATTCCCGAGAGCAAAAAAGAGGAGTTTAAAGCCGAACTTGGTAAAATTGTAGGCTTTGTAGAGATACTTGATGAACTTGATCTTGCTGGACTTGAAGCTGAGGTAAGTACGATAAAACAAAGTGCTCGCCTAAGAGAGGATGAACCTGTAAAAAGCGAGGTTATAAAAGATATTTTAAAACACGCTCCAAAAACATATGAAACATACTTTGAAGTTCCAAAAATCATAGAATAA
- a CDS encoding MATE family efflux transporter, whose amino-acid sequence MEISKNTKAKELSLRSLALPIFFDMALKTLSVTLNVFMVAHVNVLLVGAMSAGNQVFTLFITIFSFLSIGCSVVVAQSLGAKNANLALRAIHISITLNAFLGLVSTAFIYFFTKEVLALLNVPDEIFKDAYEYLHYMCLALFLAGIGIVVASILRVKNMANYIVIVSLITNAIVLLGNAYVLGFLSFLGLNEESLGLKAVAMVAIVAHFSGLLLLIFFLIYKAKVHIHLGLFFKLTLSVVSKILKVGLPSAGENLLWFGQYMVAFAFIGLLGAASLSVQSIYFQISTYIFLVCTSVSMACEVIVGHLVGARRYDEAYKKAFYALKIGVGTTWVIVLGFWIFKEQIMDLFDLSGEIRDIMRPLFTLSLILESGRGFNIIMVNSLRATGDARFPFIMGIIFMWGVSLPVGYICGIVLEFGIVGVWAGFCVDEWGRAIANTLRWRSRKWQNKTLV is encoded by the coding sequence ATGGAAATAAGCAAAAATACAAAAGCAAAAGAGCTGTCTTTGCGCTCACTAGCCCTGCCAATTTTCTTTGATATGGCACTAAAAACGCTTAGTGTGACGCTAAATGTCTTTATGGTGGCGCATGTAAATGTTCTACTTGTAGGAGCCATGAGCGCTGGAAATCAAGTATTTACGCTATTTATCACAATTTTTAGCTTTTTATCTATTGGCTGTTCTGTTGTAGTAGCCCAAAGTCTAGGCGCAAAAAACGCAAATTTAGCTTTGCGGGCAATTCATATTTCAATCACGCTAAATGCTTTTTTAGGGCTTGTTAGCACAGCTTTTATTTATTTTTTTACAAAAGAAGTTTTAGCACTACTAAATGTGCCAGATGAGATTTTTAAAGATGCTTATGAGTATTTACACTACATGTGTTTGGCACTTTTTTTAGCTGGTATTGGCATCGTTGTAGCTAGCATTTTGCGTGTAAAAAACATGGCAAATTATATAGTCATAGTCTCACTCATCACAAACGCTATCGTGCTACTTGGCAATGCTTATGTGCTTGGCTTTCTTTCATTTTTGGGGCTAAATGAAGAGAGCCTGGGGCTAAAAGCTGTGGCTATGGTCGCTATTGTAGCGCATTTTAGCGGGCTTTTGCTGCTAATATTTTTTCTTATTTACAAAGCAAAAGTTCATATACATTTGGGCTTATTTTTTAAGCTTACTTTAAGCGTTGTTAGCAAAATCTTAAAAGTTGGCTTGCCAAGCGCAGGCGAGAATTTACTTTGGTTTGGTCAGTATATGGTGGCTTTTGCCTTTATTGGGCTACTTGGCGCTGCTAGCCTAAGCGTTCAAAGCATTTATTTTCAAATCAGCACTTATATTTTTCTTGTTTGCACCTCTGTTTCTATGGCCTGTGAGGTGATAGTGGGGCATTTAGTGGGAGCCAGACGCTATGATGAAGCCTACAAAAAAGCCTTTTACGCACTTAAAATCGGCGTTGGCACGACTTGGGTCATAGTGCTAGGCTTTTGGATATTTAAAGAGCAAATCATGGATCTTTTTGATTTAAGTGGCGAGATTAGAGACATTATGAGACCGCTTTTTACGCTCTCGCTTATACTTGAAAGTGGCAGGGGCTTTAATATCATCATGGTAAATAGCCTTAGAGCCACTGGTGATGCGAGATTTCCTTTTATTATGGGGATAATTTTCATGTGGGGAGTGAGCTTGCCTGTGGGCTATATCTGCGGTATCGTGCTTGAGTTTGGCATTGTTGGTGTGTGGGCTGGATTTTGCGTAGATGAGTGGGGGCGAGCTATCGCAAACACACTTCGCTGGCGCAGCCGCAAATGGCAAAATAAAACGCTAGTGTAG
- a CDS encoding type III pantothenate kinase has product MILCDIGNTNVHINENGKIRTLSFEEFKVYRPDEVLYYINVNPSVKVNASFVNLAKKIKFRSTYTGLGVDRAFACYSVESGVVVDSGSATTIDIMHNGIHLGGTILPGLEAFARAYESISPTLKFTLNTNISLDTIPQNTNDAISYAVVKSAVAIINELSGGKNIYFTGGNGAFLSRFFEGSIYNKNLVFDGMIKLLKEENLC; this is encoded by the coding sequence ATGATTTTATGTGATATTGGAAATACAAATGTCCATATTAACGAAAATGGCAAAATACGCACTTTAAGCTTTGAAGAGTTTAAAGTATATCGCCCTGATGAAGTGCTATACTACATAAATGTAAATCCGTCTGTTAAAGTAAATGCTAGTTTTGTAAATCTAGCTAAGAAAATTAAATTTCGCAGCACTTATACAGGACTTGGCGTAGATAGAGCCTTTGCTTGCTACAGCGTGGAAAGTGGCGTAGTAGTAGATAGTGGCTCAGCAACTACCATTGATATAATGCACAATGGCATACATCTAGGTGGGACGATTTTGCCAGGGCTTGAGGCTTTTGCTAGGGCTTATGAGAGCATTAGTCCAACCTTAAAATTCACACTAAATACAAATATCTCGCTTGATACCATACCACAAAACACAAATGATGCTATTAGCTACGCTGTAGTAAAAAGCGCAGTAGCAATAATAAACGAACTAAGTGGTGGTAAGAATATATATTTTACAGGTGGAAATGGAGCCTTTTTAAGCCGTTTTTTTGAAGGGTCAATATATAATAAAAACCTAGTTTTTGATGGTATGATAAAGCTTTTAAAAGAGGAGAATTTATGCTAA
- the glnA gene encoding type I glutamate--ammonia ligase has protein sequence MGKFVNDVKGFFDFCDKNEVKFVSFRFTDIKGMWHHMSYNLSALNEESFTDGIAFDGSSIDAWQPIDKSDMILKPDIETAFLDPFTADMTVVVICDVYDVYKGQMYEKCPRSIAKKAIAHLKSCGLADTVYVGCENEFFVFDDVRIFDSPNHAGFELDTEEGEWNDTKRYKDGFNSGHRPRAKGGYFPVQPIDTMVDLRAEMVNVLNQIGIETFINHHEVAQAQGEIGVKFSTLIEAADNVQIYKYVVKMVAHLNGKTATFMPKPLYGDNGSGMHVHNSLWKDGKNLFYEEGGYAGLSDIARWYIGGVLAHARAIAAFTNASTNSYKRLIPGFEAPNILTYSCQNRSASVRIPYGSSNKSTRAEFRFPDATSCPYLAFAALLLGGLDGIRKKTEPVGPMDENLFKLTLDEIRERGIEQFPHTLRGSLEALIRDNEFLAPAMSNEFIQTYQHYKFETQVWPYEERPTPFEFKSVFSC, from the coding sequence ATGGGAAAATTCGTAAATGATGTAAAGGGCTTTTTTGACTTTTGCGACAAAAACGAAGTTAAGTTTGTAAGCTTCCGCTTTACTGATATAAAGGGTATGTGGCATCACATGAGCTACAACCTAAGTGCGCTAAATGAAGAAAGCTTTACTGATGGCATTGCCTTTGATGGCAGCAGCATTGATGCGTGGCAGCCGATTGATAAAAGCGATATGATTTTAAAGCCAGATATTGAAACTGCGTTTTTAGATCCATTTACAGCTGATATGACTGTGGTTGTAATCTGCGATGTTTATGATGTTTATAAGGGGCAAATGTATGAAAAATGCCCTCGTTCAATTGCCAAAAAAGCCATCGCGCATTTAAAAAGTTGCGGCCTAGCTGATACTGTGTATGTGGGCTGTGAAAATGAGTTTTTTGTCTTTGATGATGTTAGAATTTTTGATAGTCCAAATCACGCTGGCTTTGAGCTAGATACCGAAGAGGGCGAGTGGAACGATACTAAACGCTACAAAGACGGCTTTAATAGCGGTCATCGCCCAAGAGCAAAAGGTGGATATTTTCCAGTTCAGCCGATTGATACAATGGTAGATTTAAGGGCTGAAATGGTAAATGTGCTAAATCAAATAGGAATTGAAACCTTTATAAATCACCACGAAGTAGCCCAAGCCCAAGGCGAAATCGGCGTGAAGTTTAGCACGCTAATAGAAGCTGCTGATAATGTGCAAATCTACAAATATGTAGTAAAAATGGTAGCGCATTTAAATGGTAAAACTGCTACTTTCATGCCAAAGCCACTTTATGGAGATAATGGTAGCGGCATGCATGTGCATAACTCGCTTTGGAAAGATGGTAAAAATTTATTTTACGAAGAGGGCGGATATGCCGGACTTAGCGATATCGCGCGCTGGTATATAGGTGGCGTTCTTGCTCACGCAAGGGCAATCGCAGCCTTTACAAACGCTAGCACAAACAGCTACAAACGCCTAATCCCAGGCTTTGAAGCACCAAATATCCTAACCTACTCATGCCAAAACCGCTCAGCAAGCGTGCGCATCCCTTATGGTAGCAGTAATAAAAGCACCAGAGCAGAGTTTAGATTTCCAGATGCGACAAGCTGTCCTTATCTAGCCTTTGCAGCACTTTTGCTTGGGGGGCTTGATGGTATCCGCAAAAAAACAGAGCCAGTAGGGCCTATGGATGAAAATCTATTTAAACTAACGCTTGATGAGATTAGAGAGCGTGGAATAGAGCAGTTTCCACACACCTTGCGTGGTAGCCTAGAAGCACTTATTAGAGATAATGAGTTTTTGGCCCCTGCGATGAGCAATGAGTTTATCCAAACTTACCAACACTATAAGTTTGAAACCCAAGTTTGGCCGTATGAAGAGCGTCCAACTCCATTTGAGTTTAAAAGCGTATTTAGCTGCTAG
- the hisG gene encoding ATP phosphoribosyltransferase, producing MLKIALPKGRIAKETLNAFSQIFGGSFEFEDRKLKLVKDDFEFLMVRNQDIDTYVMGGAADLGVVGLDVLEEHGSDVLRLLDLDLGHCKVCVGTIGGEQIDYNKTSELRVATSLDNITQKYFSAKAVPVKIIHLYGSVELAPLVNLADCIVDIVETGDTMRQNGLAPCEEIMKSSAYLIANKLSFVSKKAEILEIYSKLEALIKARN from the coding sequence ATGCTAAAAATCGCACTGCCAAAGGGTCGCATAGCAAAAGAGACTTTGAATGCATTTTCGCAAATTTTTGGCGGCAGCTTTGAGTTTGAAGATAGAAAATTAAAGCTTGTTAAGGATGATTTTGAGTTTTTAATGGTGCGAAATCAAGACATCGATACTTATGTTATGGGCGGGGCAGCTGACCTTGGTGTGGTTGGGCTTGATGTACTTGAAGAACACGGTAGCGATGTTTTGCGCCTGCTTGATCTAGATTTGGGGCATTGTAAGGTTTGTGTTGGGACAATAGGTGGCGAACAAATTGATTATAACAAAACTAGCGAGCTAAGAGTAGCTACAAGTTTAGATAATATCACACAAAAATATTTTAGCGCAAAGGCTGTGCCTGTAAAAATAATTCATCTTTATGGCTCAGTTGAGCTAGCACCTCTTGTAAATTTAGCTGATTGCATAGTAGACATCGTAGAAACAGGCGATACTATGCGCCAAAATGGGCTTGCACCTTGTGAGGAAATAATGAAAAGCTCAGCCTACCTAATCGCAAACAAACTAAGTTTTGTTAGCAAAAAAGCAGAAATTTTAGAAATCTACTCAAAACTAGAAGCTCTTATAAAGGCCAGAAATTGA
- the abc-f gene encoding ribosomal protection-like ABC-F family protein: protein MALIDLIDVSKRFGDKVVLDNVNFSINAKERIAIIGKNGDGKSTLMNIISQSLAPDAGRVIKEGGISVQMLSQTPKFDDSFDVRAALKHELKDIYAARSEYEELMLKMAINPDDKELHARQDELGRFIESKEGWNIENKVERVLDSFALREFEHRLIASLSGGEIRRVALGALILKKPDILLLDEPTNHLDVYMVRFLEELLLGQNQTMIFISHDRYFIDNLATRSVELDGGKLTFFDGGYANYLDKKEQILASALKSHDTLLKQLKAEEEWLRRGVRGRLKRNEGRKERILSMREQAKKNPGIIRKVKLELERATKSFNQGGLNQNRKKMLFECENLAKSMDGKLLFNGFNARVLQGERIGIVGPNGSGKTTLLKILLGQIAPDSGVLKKGDIRIGYFDQHRTNIDEEKSLIENFCPNGGDHISVKGRSLHVYGYLKNFLFPKEFLDKPVSTLSGGEKNRLSLAKLFTGEFDCLILDEPTNDLDIATINILEEYLLSFEGAILIVSHDRYFVDKITNKLWAYENGSISQLVMEYSEYLEYEEEMKQINAIESEISANDESLAEPAKKKTAKLSYKQQQILDKHPEKIEAIEARIAELNHALSDPKIYQEIGLQALFEELEDKKGELGILEKEYYEVLEFAQNLNS from the coding sequence ATGGCTCTAATTGACCTTATTGATGTATCAAAGCGTTTTGGCGATAAAGTGGTGCTAGATAATGTAAATTTCAGCATAAACGCAAAAGAACGCATAGCAATCATCGGCAAAAACGGCGATGGTAAAAGTACGCTAATGAATATAATCTCACAAAGCCTAGCCCCAGATGCTGGCAGGGTGATAAAAGAAGGTGGAATTAGCGTGCAAATGCTAAGCCAGACGCCAAAATTTGATGATAGCTTTGATGTAAGAGCCGCCCTAAAACACGAGCTAAAAGATATCTACGCTGCTAGAAGCGAATACGAAGAACTAATGCTAAAAATGGCTATAAATCCAGATGATAAAGAACTCCACGCTCGTCAAGATGAGCTAGGAAGGTTTATTGAGAGCAAAGAAGGCTGGAATATAGAAAATAAAGTAGAACGCGTGCTTGATAGCTTTGCTTTGCGTGAGTTTGAGCATAGGCTGATAGCCTCTCTTAGCGGTGGAGAGATCCGTAGAGTTGCCCTTGGTGCCTTAATTCTTAAAAAGCCTGATATTCTTTTGCTTGATGAGCCCACAAACCACCTTGATGTTTATATGGTGCGTTTTTTGGAAGAACTTTTGCTTGGGCAAAATCAAACTATGATTTTTATAAGCCACGATAGATATTTTATAGACAATCTTGCCACTCGCTCAGTAGAGCTTGATGGTGGAAAGCTAACATTTTTTGATGGTGGATATGCTAATTACCTGGATAAAAAAGAACAAATTCTAGCCTCAGCACTAAAAAGCCACGATACCTTGCTAAAACAGCTAAAAGCAGAAGAAGAGTGGCTGAGGCGCGGCGTGCGTGGTAGGCTAAAGCGAAATGAGGGCAGAAAAGAGCGCATACTCTCAATGCGAGAACAAGCCAAAAAAAATCCTGGCATAATCCGCAAAGTAAAGCTAGAGCTTGAGAGGGCAACAAAAAGCTTTAATCAAGGTGGGCTAAACCAAAACCGCAAAAAAATGCTCTTTGAGTGTGAAAATCTAGCAAAAAGTATGGATGGCAAGCTGCTTTTTAACGGCTTTAATGCTAGGGTGCTTCAAGGTGAGCGTATCGGCATCGTAGGGCCTAATGGCTCTGGCAAAACCACCTTGCTAAAAATTTTGCTCGGGCAGATCGCCCCTGATAGTGGCGTGCTAAAAAAAGGCGATATTCGCATAGGGTATTTTGACCAGCACCGCACAAATATAGATGAAGAAAAAAGCCTTATAGAAAACTTCTGTCCAAATGGAGGCGATCATATCAGCGTAAAGGGTCGTAGCTTGCATGTTTATGGCTATCTTAAAAACTTCTTGTTTCCAAAAGAGTTTTTAGACAAGCCAGTAAGCACGCTAAGTGGTGGCGAGAAAAACCGCCTAAGCCTTGCAAAACTCTTTACCGGCGAGTTTGACTGCCTTATCCTTGATGAGCCTACAAACGACCTTGATATCGCTACTATAAATATACTTGAAGAGTATTTGCTAAGCTTTGAGGGAGCAATCTTAATAGTAAGTCATGACCGCTACTTTGTAGATAAAATCACAAACAAGCTCTGGGCGTATGAAAATGGCTCAATCAGCCAGCTTGTCATGGAGTATAGCGAGTATCTTGAGTACGAAGAAGAAATGAAGCAAATAAACGCAATCGAGAGTGAAATAAGCGCAAATGATGAGAGCCTAGCAGAACCAGCCAAGAAAAAAACAGCCAAGCTAAGCTACAAACAACAGCAAATTCTAGACAAGCACCCTGAGAAAATCGAGGCAATAGAGGCTAGAATAGCTGAGCTAAACCATGCTTTAAGCGATCCAAAAATATATCAAGAAATAGGGCTTCAAGCTTTGTTTGAAGAACTAGAAGACAAAAAAGGCGAGCTAGGAATTTTAGAAAAAGAATACTACGAGGTGCTAGAGTTTGCGCAAAATCTAAACTCATAA
- a CDS encoding type IV pilus twitching motility protein PilT, whose product MDFSTINIDDLLYNVSQNRASDLHLVAGSEPQIRIDGIMRQLDGNKLTGNDIERLCYSIITDTQKSFLEENKELDFAINRKGVGRFRANYYYTMSINSQSSDLAAAFRVIPEKIPSLDDLNSPEIFKDLVHREKGLVLVTGPTGSGKSTTLAAMLNEINITERKHIITIEEPVEFYHTHKRSLFSHRNVGNDTKSFANALRSALREDPDVILIGEMRDKETISIALTAAETGHLVFGTLHTNSAVQTVNRIVEAYPESEQAQMRVMLSSSLNAVVSQALLPKIGGGRTAIHEILISNHAISNLIRENKIHQIYSQMQLNQQNTKMQTQTQAMMNAIRSGLISKESALKYSVNLQELKAQLGMGV is encoded by the coding sequence ATGGATTTTTCTACGATAAATATTGATGATTTATTATATAATGTATCGCAAAATAGAGCAAGCGATTTACACCTTGTAGCTGGGTCTGAGCCTCAAATCCGCATTGATGGCATTATGCGTCAGCTTGATGGTAACAAGCTGACTGGCAATGATATAGAAAGGCTTTGCTATAGCATTATCACAGATACACAAAAAAGCTTTTTAGAAGAAAATAAAGAACTAGATTTTGCCATTAACCGCAAAGGTGTAGGCCGCTTTCGCGCGAACTACTACTACACAATGAGTATAAATAGCCAAAGCAGCGATCTAGCAGCTGCTTTTCGTGTGATACCTGAAAAAATTCCTTCACTTGATGATCTAAACTCACCTGAAATATTTAAAGATTTGGTTCACCGTGAAAAAGGTCTGGTGCTAGTAACTGGCCCAACAGGCTCTGGTAAATCAACCACGCTAGCAGCTATGCTAAATGAGATAAATATAACTGAGCGCAAGCATATTATCACTATTGAAGAACCAGTTGAGTTTTATCACACTCACAAACGCTCACTTTTTTCTCATCGCAATGTGGGAAATGATACAAAGAGCTTTGCAAACGCTCTTCGCTCAGCACTGCGTGAAGACCCAGATGTAATCCTAATCGGTGAGATGAGAGATAAAGAAACAATTAGCATTGCCTTAACAGCAGCTGAAACTGGACACTTGGTATTTGGCACCTTGCACACTAACTCAGCTGTGCAAACAGTAAACCGCATAGTAGAGGCTTATCCTGAGAGTGAACAAGCTCAAATGCGAGTAATGCTCTCAAGCTCACTAAACGCAGTAGTTTCTCAAGCTCTCTTGCCAAAAATAGGTGGAGGTCGCACGGCAATTCATGAGATTCTTATCTCAAATCACGCTATATCAAATCTTATCCGTGAGAACAAAATACATCAAATTTACTCACAAATGCAGCTTAATCAGCAAAACACAAAAATGCAAACACAAACCCAGGCTATGATGAATGCTATCCGTTCTGGGCTAATTAGCAAAGAATCAGCACTAAAATATTCTGTAAATTTACAAGAACTAAAAGCTCAGCTTGGTATGGGGGTATGA
- a CDS encoding phosphatidylserine decarboxylase yields the protein MINNIISRAFGSFASIKFPKTIQNIINKSYAKMFGIDFSEFRDCGEYESLTALFTRTLKNPRKLDDGFISPCDGLVLYCGKGFEGQAFSIKNHTYSPKELLSSACDESELDGGFDYANLYLSPRDYHNFHAPCDFELLSAVYESGELYSVAPKYLAKISNLYAKNERVVLRCKSGEKLFWLVFVGALNVGKIKIFCDERIQTNANLGPSVYEYENKHFSKGEPLGCFELGSSIVIIAQKGLLNFNIQENQKIKFSQKIADIK from the coding sequence ATGATAAATAATATAATTTCTAGAGCTTTTGGATCTTTTGCTAGCATAAAATTTCCAAAAACTATACAAAATATCATAAATAAAAGCTATGCTAAGATGTTTGGTATAGATTTTAGCGAGTTTAGAGACTGCGGCGAGTATGAGAGCCTAACTGCGCTTTTTACACGCACTTTAAAAAACCCTAGAAAGCTAGATGATGGTTTTATCAGCCCTTGTGATGGACTGGTGCTTTATTGTGGCAAGGGTTTTGAAGGGCAGGCTTTTAGCATAAAAAATCACACTTATAGCCCAAAAGAGCTTTTATCTAGCGCTTGTGATGAGAGCGAGCTTGATGGGGGCTTTGATTATGCTAACCTTTACCTTAGCCCAAGGGACTATCACAATTTTCACGCGCCTTGTGATTTTGAGCTTTTAAGTGCTGTTTATGAAAGCGGCGAGCTTTATAGTGTGGCTCCAAAATACCTAGCAAAAATCTCAAATCTATACGCTAAAAACGAGCGTGTAGTGCTGCGCTGTAAAAGTGGAGAAAAGCTCTTTTGGCTGGTGTTTGTAGGGGCTTTAAATGTTGGAAAAATAAAGATATTTTGCGATGAGCGCATACAAACAAATGCAAATCTTGGTCCTAGCGTGTATGAGTATGAAAACAAGCATTTTAGCAAGGGCGAGCCTTTGGGCTGTTTTGAGCTTGGTTCTAGCATTGTAATAATCGCTCAAAAAGGGCTACTAAACTTTAATATCCAAGAAAATCAAAAAATAAAATTCTCTCAAAAAATCGCTGATATAAAATAA